Within Lolium rigidum isolate FL_2022 chromosome 5, APGP_CSIRO_Lrig_0.1, whole genome shotgun sequence, the genomic segment TCATCACCCAATAAAGAAGAAGACGCAGCAGCAAGCAGACAAGGTGCGTACCTGGACAAAGCGTCGTGGAGATGGAGATCCGCTAGCTGATCTCGCATTGCTGCCACCGGATCTGTGGAAAAGGTCGAAAAATTCAACCTTTTTTCAAGGATCCAGCCGCGTCTTGGAGATGGGGATCTTCTGGATATCGGTTGGAGAAGGGGACGGGGATGGCGAGCGGCGATGGGCGACGCTTGGTGAGAAGACGCGGAGGAAAAGGAGATGGGGAGCGGCGGGGAGCGGCGGCGATGCGGCGCCGGCGACGGCCATGGCGATGCGGTGTCGCGAGGAGAAGGACGATACTGGTTGGTTAAGGCATATTTTCTGAACGATGCGGTCAATCACGGGACGGCAATTACAGCTAACACGCGGACGGGGACGGAGCGGAGATGAGTACTCACAACGTGGGGGTTTTCGCAAAATTACAGCTGAGTTAATTAAaaagggacggagggagtagacagTTATACATCATCTAAAAAAAAACTAGACAAGTATACATGGAGTGGATCAGTAGAATGTTTCTATCTCACATTATAAAAGAGggagttttattttgtttcatgGCAACTTTTAGAGAAATCTTGTGCAATATTCTCGACAGATGCTTCAGTTTTCAGTGTCTCCAGTTGGCCCTTGTAGGTAATCTCATATGATTTTGCTGCAGTTCATGTGCCATTGAGAAAATGAAAATTAAGACTGCTTCGGTTTAGCTGCCCCATTTGGTCATAGTAGATAATTTCATATAGTTTTACTGCAGTTTATTTGCCATTTAGCTCTTGGAAACATGATTTGCTGAATTAATGCAGAACTCCTTTCGTTTGTTTGCTTGTGTTAGACTAGGAGATAGATTCATAATGGTTAGGTTGTATTCAGGTTAAGACAGTACTAACCATCAGTTGGTTAACTTATACTTTGTGTGATTCTCAAATTTTCTCGTTCCATGACTTATGTATCTGTGCGATTTGTCGATTTTTTCCATTTCATCCTCTGTAGGAGAAACTATGAATTTTGTGAAGAATCTAAGGATCTTCCTCTTCAAGCGGAGAAATGCTTATCTGAGGTAACTTATGCTACATAATTTAGGTTACCCTCTTTTCTCCGTGGATGTTTCAGAGCGTGCTGCTTAATTATTCAACGTGGTATGGTTAATAGTTCAATTCATCAACTGCAAACTTATGCTTACATCTTTCGCAACGAAGTAACTTTTATGAGAATGTCCAGGCATGTATACTGTATTTAATTTTATGACAATGTATACTATACATAGTTTATACATGGAGTAGAATGTTTCTATCCCACATTGAAACTTAATTGTCACACCATTACTTGCCTATTATTTTCTAAGGGTATTAACCGAGACAACATTTCTTTCGATAATCAGGTATCTGTGCTACATATTGTTGTCGCGGATTCACATTGGCGCATTTTATTTTGGGTTTATGTAATTTTAAGGACGAGTTCCACAAGTATGTTAACCTCATTCAGAAATCAGGGACACAGGCAAGGGGAATTGGCAAGGCCCTATGATCGAAGAACTGCATGTATGCCCTTTGTGCTTGTTGAATTTTATCTGCATTTGATGCCTTATACTTGGTTCCCCTAAAGGAGTACAATTAAGATGCATTCCTGTATCAAACTGATGTTGTTTCATTTTTGTTTCATATCAACATGTTTCGGTCTTTTGGCTATGGATTGCGGGAGGAAATGAACTACATGTATCTGGCAAATCGATTGTTCTGCATGGGAAAATCGAGGTACACTTTTTTCTTTATGGCCTCTTCCATTTTGCCGCCATTTATGTGTACACCCGGGTGTTTTTTACTGTACTGTAATGCCAGGTTgtaaccattctcatgctaccgAGGTCTGAAGCTTATAACTAATTCTTGCCATCCTCCGAATTCTATCTTGGTTGCGTTGGTCTCTCCATCCATAAAGTTTACTATATAGTGCTTAGTTGGTGTCTagttcccccgcaaaaaaaaaaaagttggtgtCTAGTTAGCCGTGGGGTAAATTTTGGAAGAAGTTGGTTCAGTGCTGAAAGCCACACTCATCATATTCATTGAACTAATCGCTAGCACTTGATGGCTTTCCTATATGGTTTGATTTTCCTCATTGTTTTGACCAGAATGTACCATTTGCGCATATCATGCAGCTGGTTCAATTTGTTTCTAATTTCTTTTGTGGTTGAAATTTTATCTTCTTTAGTTACATGTCTGTTTTAGTTGTCTGCAATGCTGTTGTTGCTATTCTGTAGGGTGACCATGTTCTATTGAATTTACACGTAGATTGTATGTCTTGTGTCTTCATAAGCCTCAAGGCATTAACTGAAATTATAAAAGAATGGGTTTTATTTTGTTTCAGAGCAACTGTAGAAAAATCTTGTGCAATATTCTGGACAGATGCTTCAGTTTTCAGTGTCTCCAGTTGGTCCTTGTAGATAATTTCATATGATCTTGCTGCAGTTCATGTGCCACTGAGACATTGAGCAAATGGAAAATAAGATTGCTTCTGTTTTACTGCGCCCATTTGGTCACTAGTTGCAAAGTATAGActtcatttttccttttttttttttggttgcaaaagaaaatagaaatagaATTCCTTTTCCTTTCGTTTCAGCTAACCATAACGGCCAGGCGGTTAGAGTACAAGATACGGTAATCGTAACAAACTAATTAACAACCGACTCAAAATTGCAGTTGGCTCCCCCAAACTCTGAGAAAGTTCCAGAAAGCCCCCAACGGATTCCCCCAATTTATTTTGCTTTGCTTGTCTTCccgctccgtctcgtcttcttctCCCGCAGCAATTCCGCCACCACCTCGCTCGCGCTTCTCGCCGGCTCGTCCCGCTCcgcccccgcctccgccgccgcccgcgcgatCGATGGGTACcccccgcctccagctccgcgCTCGAGGAGCGCCGCTCGCGGTGCCGGCCCGCATCGCCACGGGCCCCTTCCCGATTACCATGGAGGGGAAGAGCGTGCACTTCCGCTGCAGGTGCCAGAAGTACGGCGGAGACGTCGCCAAGGTGGATCGAGGCGACGGCGAGGATGGGTCTTCCTCGACCGTGCTTGTACAGTTATCCTGCAGGCCCCCTAAGCGTCCGTTCGCTTTTGGAGAGCGGGCCTTGATCGAGACTACGGTGGGCTCCTGGCCGGGAACCGTTGCAGAGCTCAAGGGGACCAATGAGGCATCGCTGTACACCCTTGTTCCCGTCTCCGTTGCAGATTTCGGTAGCTGTTCCCCCCCTATCCCCTCGATTAATTGGCCTTCTATGTAGCACAAATTGCCTGGCGTGGGGTTTGTTTTGGGTGTCTGCTGGAGACTTGTCCCCAGCGGAGGTACTTGTGTTTTCCCCTCTCCGAATTCATTTCTTGACTGTTCTACGCAATATAAATTGCTGGTCTCATTTGGGTGTCTGCGGGAGACTCTCAACTGATACCTAAAAAGTGAATTCGTTTTGAATATACTGGGTTCTTTTTTCCAGGGAAACAACATTATCTCATTAGTGTCAGTGTTAGATATGAGCTTATTTGTGCCATTGCATTTCGTTTATACATATATTCTTGAGTTTCTATGTTGTAATTCGAAACTTAACTGCAACCAGCTTACTCTGCTTAATCAAAACCATCGTCAACATTATCTCATCGTTAAGTATAGCTTCGGTGCCTCCATTAATTGGCGTTCTATGTAGCACAAATTGCCTGGCGTGGGGTTTGTTTTGGGTGTCTGCTGGAGACTTGTCCCCAGCGGAGGTAGTTGTGTTTTTCCCCTCTCCGAATTCATTTCTTGACTGTTCTACGCAATAGAAATTGCTGGTCTCATTTGGGTGTCTGCTGGAGACTCTCAACTGATACCTGAAAAGTGAATTCGTTTTGAATCTACTGGGTTTTTTTTTCAGGGAAACAACGTTATCTCATTAGTGTCAGTGTTAGATATGAGCTTATTTGTGCCATTGCATTTCGATTATACATATATTCTTGAGTTTCTATGTTGTAATTCGAAACTTAACTGCAACCAGCTTACTCTGCTTAATCAAAACCATTGTCAACATTATCTCATCGTTAAGTATAGCTTCGGTGCCTCCATTAATTGGCGTTCTATGTAGCACAAATTGCCTGGCGTGGGGTTTGTTTTGGGTGTCTGCTGGAGACTTGTCCCCAGCGGAGGTACTTGTGTTTTCCCCTCTCCGAATTCATTTCTTGACTGTTCTACGCAATAGAAATTGCTGGTCTCATTTGGGTGTCTGCGGGAGACTCTCAACTGATACCTAAAAAGTGAATTCGTTTTGAATATTTTCAGGGAAACAACATTATCTCATTTGTGTCAGTGTTAGATATGAGCTTATTTGTGCCATTGCATTTCGTTTATACATATATTCTTGAGTTTCTATGTTGTAATTCGAAACTTAACTTCAGCCAGCTTACTTTGCTTATTCAAAACCATTATCAACATTATCTCATCGTTAAGTATAGCTTCGGTGTCTGCGGGTGCCTCTGAACTGATACCTACCTACTAGGTAGGGACTGATTCAGCTTCAAATGTTTTAAGTAGCATGCCACACATTCCATTAATCAGGAAAATTAATTCTACATGTTCTGATTATCTTATACTGAATTTCCTCCTCAGGGAAACAACATTATCTCATTAATGTTACTAGCAGATATGAGCTTCTTCATGACATTGCATTTCATTTATATGTATATGTTGTAACCAGAACTGAAGCTATGCCATAACCGAAATTAAACTGCAATCAGCTTACACCGCCCACACCTTTGTCAGCTATAGCTTGGTAGCCAGCATAATTTGGCGGGTAGCAGGAAGGACTATCATTTCTTTGACTGATCCACCAAACTATTGTTTTCTGTCCACTTGATGAAAATGAATCTGAAGCCTGCTTTAGACTAGTTATGGATTCAAATTGGTGCACATATTCTTCTTGCAAACATTGTATAAACATGAAGATATTCCTTTATTTGCAGATTATGATGGCTTGGTGACAGTATATCCAGCCAAGTTCCAGAGAAGCCACCTCACGTTTTCCATGAATAACCTAGCAAATGgttattttctttcttcttcgCCTTCTTCTTTTCTGACAACAAAGTTTCTCTTATTTCGAAACCCAAACAAGCACAAATATACTCCGGAGGTCCCTACGTTATGTCCAATGTTGATGTATCTCTAACTTTTCTATATCTTTTTTTTATTTGTCATGTTGCTGACTTATAAAGCAAGGAAGCTTAAAGTTGGTTTAATTGGTAAGTTCTAATCATTTACCCTAGTCAAATATCTGTTTACACTATAAATTTATAAATATTGATTCCATTTCAACTTCTCAAGGCTTTGGAGCCCTTGGGATGCGCCTTGCTGAAGCACTAGTTGACAGTGAATTTATCGATCTTGTCGCCATAATCACTGATTGTCCTATCTCTGATATGGTAAGATATTTTTCTAGCTAGGGCCGTTCTCCTCTCTTTTTTGAGCTTTACAATATCTTTCATTACTTGTGCAGCAAAAGGCCTGGAAAAAGAGTGTCATTAGCTTAAGGATCGAAGGTGACAGAACCATTGCCTTTAAGAAGCAAAACAAGGGTGCCGATGAAGAAGTTCTGGTACGAGTAGTCCGTGACAGGTACATGATAAGAGCAGTTTTTTTTTGTACCTACTGTCCCAAACATGCTGAACTGTTGTTACTAATTACAAGTGCAATTTTTCTTATAGAATGTACCTTATTTTATTGATCAGTATAACATAGAAGTAAGCTCTATTAATATGTTAAGTGGGGCGGAGGTTTGGAATTGTTTAGAAGATCTTTGGTTGAATGTACTTTGTTGTACATTGGACTAACTTTTGTAGTGCATAGAAGTAAGTGTCGGTAATCTAGATTACTTCTGGATTTGTTCCATAAAGCTTCCTCCATATAGTCATTATCGATCTCTTTGTTTTGGCATGTGTGCTCCTTTTGTTTGTTTGTATGTTCATACTTTACTAATTAGTATTCAGCACATTTACTGGCAGTAGTAGCTTTCCCTTAGTTCTGAAGTTCGAAACATGATAGTTTCAGATGAACTAGTTTGTATTAATTATTACATACATTTCTTCTGTGCATTTCAAATGGCATGCTTGGATGCCTTACAGCTGTGGTTTTTACAATATAATAGTCGCATATTTCTGTTTCGTGATCTCTGTTTCTATAGCCCATGGGTATATCTTGAAGTTGAGGATCTGGTTATGAGttgtcatagtaccactttattatgaatTTTATCATCTGCCTTGCTTATTCATCTTCCTGTTGCTGTGTTTCTGAACAAAAGTTTAGCCTCTGAATCTAATTTACTTTGCAGGGTTTCGTGGGATGAAGTGCCTATTGATTATGTTGTCGATTCACTGCATATTGTGACTCATAACAAACATGTCATCCACTCAATGGCTTACGAAGGTGAGGATAAGGCCAAGGCTTATTCGCTAGTTCATGATGATGAGGGCACCTGTAGCCAGATTCCCAAGGTTAGTGACTGAGGTGCCATAATCCTTAGCCTATTACATATACTGCTGCCTGGTACTTTTTGATATTAGCAGAACGGCTAACATTCATAGTAA encodes:
- the LOC124654599 gene encoding uncharacterized protein LOC124654599 isoform X1 yields the protein MLTSFRNQGHRQGELARPYDRRTAYYDGLVTVYPAKFQRSHLTFSMNNLANARKLKVGLIGFGALGMRLAEALVDSEFIDLVAIITDCPISDMQKAWKKSVISLRIEGDRTIAFKKQNKGADEEVLVRVVRDRVSWDEVPIDYVVDSLHIVTHNKHVIHSMAYEGEDKAKAYSLVHDDEGTCSQIPKVTTAMELKFKYVKIVVTTAGTIEALKSNLAEWDHEGSSARICFLAHNNPTERICDPFTDKSDNNSVDASNRASALLRIFIDLIRHVPISGCQLEL
- the LOC124654599 gene encoding uncharacterized protein LOC124654599 isoform X2, with product MNNLANARKLKVGLIGFGALGMRLAEALVDSEFIDLVAIITDCPISDMQKAWKKSVISLRIEGDRTIAFKKQNKGADEEVLVRVVRDRVSWDEVPIDYVVDSLHIVTHNKHVIHSMAYEGEDKAKAYSLVHDDEGTCSQIPKVTTAMELKFKYVKIVVTTAGTIEALKSNLAEWDHEGSSARICFLAHNNPTERICDPFTDKSDNNSVDASNRASALLRIFIDLIRHVPISGCQLEL